In Streptomyces sp. NBC_01381, the sequence CGTATGAACACCGGGAAGACCACCAACTCTGAAAGCACCGACAGGCAGGAGCGTGCCGCAGTGAACCGGCTCATCGCGGACGACGTGACCCTTGGCTACGACCAGCGCGTCATCGCCGAGAAGTTGTCCGTCGAGATACCCGACAACTCCTTCACGGTGATCGTCGGCCCGAACGCCTGCGGCAAGTCCACCCTGCTGCGCGCCCTGTCCCGGATGCTCAAGCCGTCGGCGGGCCGCGTCCTGCTCGACGGGAACGTCATCCAGTCGATGCCCGCGAAGAAGGTGGCGCGCACCCTCGGCCTGCTGCCGCAGTCGTTCATCGCGCCCGACGGGATCACGGTGGGCGACCTGGTGGCCCGCGGCCGCTATCCGCACCAGGGCCTGCTTCGGCAGTGGTCGGCGGACGACGAGCGGATCGTCGGCGAGTCGATGGCCTCGACCGGTGTCGCCGAACTGGCCGACCGCTATGTCGACGAACTGTCCGGCGGGCAGCGCCAGCGGGTCTGGATCGCCATGGCGCTCGCCCAGCAGACCCCGCTGCTGCTGCTCGACGAGCCGACGACGTACCTCGACATCCAGCACCAGATCGACGTACTCGACCTGTGCGCCGAACTCCACGAGGAGCAGGGGCGCACCCTCGTCGCCGTCCTGCACGACCTCAACCACGCGGCCCGGTACGCCACTCACCTCATCGCCCTGCGCGACGGCGAGGTCGTCGCCGAGGGCGCGCCGGCCGACATCGTCACGGCGGAGTTGGTGCGGGACACCTTCGGGATGGACTGCCAGATCATCGACGACCCGGAGTCGGGGACGCCGCTGGTGGTGCCGGCCGCGCGCAGGGGACGTACGAAGCTGGCGAAGAAGGCCGGCGCTGATGCAGGTGCCGGTGCTGTGGCCGGTGGGGCTAAAGCAACGTCCTGAGGCGGAGCAGATCGCGCAGTCCTGCCTCCAGCTTGACCCGGCCGGAGGCCCAGGCCTTCGCGAAGTTCAGCTCGCCGTCCACCATCGCCACCAGATCGTCGCCGGACATGGCGAGCCGGATCTCGGCCTTCTCCCTGGGCGCGCCGGAGTAGGTGTCGAGCACCGTGATCC encodes:
- a CDS encoding ABC transporter ATP-binding protein; its protein translation is MNTGKTTNSESTDRQERAAVNRLIADDVTLGYDQRVIAEKLSVEIPDNSFTVIVGPNACGKSTLLRALSRMLKPSAGRVLLDGNVIQSMPAKKVARTLGLLPQSFIAPDGITVGDLVARGRYPHQGLLRQWSADDERIVGESMASTGVAELADRYVDELSGGQRQRVWIAMALAQQTPLLLLDEPTTYLDIQHQIDVLDLCAELHEEQGRTLVAVLHDLNHAARYATHLIALRDGEVVAEGAPADIVTAELVRDTFGMDCQIIDDPESGTPLVVPAARRGRTKLAKKAGADAGAGAVAGGAKATS
- a CDS encoding SCP2 sterol-binding domain-containing protein, which produces MATIEECRAALDKLSDNLAGAEGGVRSAAALNRSLSCRITDLDVSFTGRLENGRITVLDTYSGAPREKAEIRLAMSGDDLVAMVDGELNFAKAWASGRVKLEAGLRDLLRLRTLL